One Ferrimicrobium acidiphilum DSM 19497 DNA segment encodes these proteins:
- a CDS encoding glycosyltransferase — protein MTVHQFVPVLLPHDAVGNCARELQLRLSALYPETRIFVEDMQRSVADSATPVQDMELQPDDVLIYHYANFSSLAPSILGQGQTLLYYHNITPEEYFAAWDPDTAIAQRRARQQLARLVHQAIGCLSVSEFNAAELSSYGASAVATVGLFAHYDELIKEPTTDRLLRLRASWEHRGSPQDWLFVGRLVPNKAQEELLSALALYRRLTGEDSSLTLIGRPFHRDYLLWLRQLASDLEIGHRVHFLTGGLRARFLADHYRAARLFVSASLHEGFGAPLLEAMSLGLPVVAVDSSAVPETVGKAGFIVPKHDPLAIATAAQLASTEPLRTQLLELGHQRVQLFENDAVWRRLSAAIRQLTGVEVG, from the coding sequence ATGACCGTCCATCAGTTTGTCCCAGTGCTCCTGCCCCATGACGCCGTTGGGAACTGTGCACGCGAACTACAACTACGCCTCAGTGCCCTCTATCCAGAGACTCGCATCTTCGTCGAGGATATGCAGCGCTCAGTCGCCGACTCGGCTACACCGGTCCAGGATATGGAACTTCAACCTGACGATGTCCTCATCTATCATTATGCAAACTTCTCCTCACTTGCACCCTCCATACTTGGGCAAGGACAAACACTGCTCTATTACCACAACATCACACCCGAGGAGTACTTTGCCGCATGGGATCCGGACACCGCGATCGCCCAGCGACGTGCAAGACAACAACTTGCGCGCCTCGTTCATCAGGCGATCGGCTGTCTCTCGGTCTCCGAATTCAACGCCGCAGAGCTCAGCAGCTATGGTGCCTCAGCCGTCGCGACTGTCGGCCTCTTCGCCCACTACGACGAGCTCATCAAGGAACCGACAACCGACCGTCTTCTGCGACTACGCGCGAGTTGGGAACACCGTGGGTCCCCTCAGGACTGGTTATTTGTAGGTAGGTTGGTTCCAAACAAGGCGCAAGAAGAGCTGTTGAGCGCCCTTGCCCTCTATCGAAGATTGACCGGCGAGGATAGCTCGTTGACACTCATTGGCCGCCCTTTTCACCGCGACTACCTACTTTGGCTCCGTCAGCTCGCCTCCGACCTTGAGATCGGTCATCGGGTCCACTTTCTGACCGGCGGTCTCCGGGCCAGGTTTCTTGCCGATCACTATCGCGCCGCCCGTCTCTTCGTCTCCGCATCCCTCCACGAAGGCTTTGGCGCACCCCTCCTTGAGGCGATGTCGCTTGGGCTCCCAGTGGTTGCCGTCGACTCCTCGGCGGTTCCAGAGACCGTGGGAAAAGCCGGTTTTATCGTCCCGAAACACGACCCACTGGCTATCGCCACCGCCGCCCAGCTTGCGAGTACGGAACCGTTGAGAACTCAACTGCTCGAACTCGGCCACCAAAGAGTGCAACTCTTCGAGAATGACGCTGTTTGGCGACGTCTATCGGCCGCCATTCGCCAACTCACCGGCGTCGAGGTCGGTTGA
- a CDS encoding glycosyltransferase: protein MTAILQLIPSFSTYDAIGTHARRLDSLLRELGYETAIYADEFDASLAEIAQPFHNLRRRPPRGAWYLYQASTNSRIADWLRDRPRVLLNYHNVTPHELAKPFEPTIARILWQARREIGGLARTTQLAFTVSRYNAIDLFGLGFLHPLVAPPLLELPQPMTHISTPSSNWLFVGRVFPNKHQLWLIEAFALYRALFDPRATLTLVGSTASDSYLRAIKAKIAAHALDDSVRLLSGLSPTALANEYQHASIFTCASLHEGFGFPFIEAFAFGIPVLALATSAIGETVGNAGWLLDEEDPLAFATAAHLLEQDTILRTELIERGRAQLRIFEPETLKLRYQTLFEQMIGRP from the coding sequence TTGACTGCAATCTTGCAGCTCATTCCCTCTTTTTCGACCTACGATGCCATCGGGACCCATGCTCGCCGACTCGATAGTCTGCTTCGCGAGTTAGGTTACGAGACCGCTATCTACGCCGATGAATTCGATGCTTCGTTGGCAGAGATCGCCCAACCCTTTCACAACCTCCGTCGTAGACCTCCAAGAGGAGCTTGGTACCTCTATCAGGCGAGCACGAATTCACGCATAGCCGACTGGCTCCGTGATCGACCTCGCGTGCTGCTCAACTACCACAATGTCACCCCGCATGAACTGGCCAAACCGTTCGAACCAACGATTGCACGGATACTGTGGCAGGCCAGGCGCGAGATCGGTGGGCTGGCTCGCACCACGCAGTTGGCGTTCACGGTCTCACGCTACAACGCAATTGACCTGTTCGGACTTGGCTTTCTCCATCCGCTTGTAGCCCCACCACTGCTCGAGCTTCCACAGCCGATGACCCACATCTCAACACCCTCTTCGAACTGGCTGTTTGTAGGACGAGTCTTCCCCAACAAGCATCAACTCTGGCTGATAGAGGCCTTTGCCCTCTACCGCGCGCTCTTCGACCCTAGGGCTACGCTCACGCTGGTGGGTTCAACCGCATCTGACAGCTACTTGCGTGCGATAAAGGCAAAGATCGCCGCTCATGCTCTAGATGATAGCGTCCGTCTGCTCTCAGGCCTAAGTCCAACGGCGCTCGCCAACGAATACCAACACGCGAGTATCTTCACCTGCGCCTCGCTTCACGAAGGTTTTGGCTTCCCCTTCATTGAGGCCTTTGCCTTTGGTATTCCCGTGCTGGCACTGGCCACCTCTGCGATCGGTGAGACCGTCGGCAATGCCGGCTGGTTGCTAGATGAAGAGGATCCACTCGCCTTTGCTACGGCTGCACACCTGCTCGAGCAGGACACAATACTGAGAACTGAGCTAATCGAACGTGGTCGAGCGCAGCTTCGGATCTTCGAACCAGAGACACTCAAGCTTCGCTATCAAACCCTCTTTGAACAGATGATCGGCCGGCCATGA
- a CDS encoding LacI family DNA-binding transcriptional regulator encodes MTGFGSASRSGGLVDLGHRATIEDVAARAGVGVGTVSRVLNQQKHVSRVMREKVEVAIAELNYRPSRLARALSKGGSDIVSIVAPYITRPSVVARIDSCLAGLNRVGIVASLFGVFNRAQFDQVIDTLSDRHSTMALVVVSIPVTDAQARGLRSANVNLVGLDIDVAGSDSVFVDNIHGGEIVGTHLLSRGYHQIGFIGDADSGKFQFTSTDARLCGLRSALRQGGSSLEIGHIKLCEHGTSQAKECAMELLTSNRPPDAIFASSDTGALGVLSAANELGVRVPEDLGVVGFDNLEMAAVVGLSSVLQPLSLSGEIVAERLIRQLTQSDAHPVHTMLDLELVERTSTSRVPNLVRQLQPTT; translated from the coding sequence TTGACGGGGTTTGGAAGCGCTTCCAGATCGGGGGGACTGGTGGATCTTGGACATCGAGCGACAATCGAGGACGTTGCGGCGCGAGCAGGTGTCGGAGTTGGGACCGTGTCGCGCGTTTTAAATCAGCAGAAGCACGTTTCTCGAGTCATGCGCGAGAAGGTCGAGGTCGCGATCGCTGAACTCAACTATCGGCCTAGCCGACTCGCTCGTGCGCTATCAAAGGGTGGATCTGATATCGTCTCGATAGTCGCACCCTACATTACCAGACCATCAGTAGTTGCGAGGATTGACTCTTGCCTCGCTGGACTCAACCGAGTCGGCATAGTCGCCTCACTGTTTGGCGTCTTTAACCGGGCCCAATTCGACCAGGTCATCGACACGCTATCAGATCGACATTCCACAATGGCACTGGTGGTCGTTTCCATCCCAGTGACCGACGCTCAGGCGAGAGGACTGCGAAGCGCAAACGTCAATCTCGTCGGGTTGGATATCGACGTGGCAGGGTCGGACTCAGTCTTCGTCGATAATATTCATGGTGGGGAGATTGTCGGCACCCATCTTCTGTCCCGCGGTTACCATCAGATCGGCTTCATCGGAGATGCTGACTCCGGCAAGTTTCAGTTCACCTCGACAGACGCCCGCCTGTGTGGACTTAGGAGTGCTCTACGACAAGGTGGGTCTTCGCTCGAAATTGGACATATCAAATTATGTGAACATGGTACCTCACAAGCCAAAGAGTGTGCTATGGAGCTCTTGACGAGCAACAGACCGCCTGATGCCATCTTTGCATCTTCTGACACTGGCGCCCTGGGGGTTCTATCCGCAGCCAATGAGCTCGGAGTTCGAGTGCCTGAGGACCTCGGAGTAGTTGGATTCGACAACCTTGAGATGGCTGCGGTCGTTGGACTATCCTCCGTGTTGCAACCCCTCTCTCTGAGTGGGGAGATCGTTGCCGAAAGACTAATCAGGCAACTCACCCAGTCCGACGCCCATCCAGTCCACACCATGTTGGACTTAGAACTTGTGGAACGCACCTCCACTTCCAGAGTCCCGAACCTCGTCAGACAGCTACAACCGACTACCTAG
- a CDS encoding SpoIID/LytB domain-containing protein, giving the protein MRRGLHSKRRTFALPSGRTSAMLAAGALLGVAPGAMLFPATGFASTASLTFTGYGVGSGNGASQFGEAGYASRGQLTYAQILAHFYGGTSLTNISDRLITVWLTAGTGQPATVFDNQGLVVNNITIAANTPIRVTDANGQITVDEGVGGSGCTAPSSWSPLTTAAGSLTISPVSIQPLGSMVNESLNQALQWCKPGGSVEAVRGNLGVTANAQGQQVLTNELGLESYVRGVIGNEMPAVWGTLGSPGPQGQAWGFQALEAQAIEARSYALAVGNSYNFAQICDSDYCQVYAGFNSGQNSQSQALIDAAQTNTAGQILEQSSGAPAYTQYSASDGGYTAGGDFPAVPDPYDAGCYASICNPWDPWTQTVGLSTLQQAFSQLGTVQGLNILQRSGNGTDGGRVLSIQVVGSSGSSTVSGAEFASIMGLNSDWFSVSGPIAITNDGGGSSPTPPSSPSTSSGIIVASKDGGTAAEDGATNLGSTYTYGITGLSGTRPLNAPIVGVASTPGGKGYWLAAADGGVFDFGNAHFYGSTYTYGITGLSGTHPLNAPIVGIASTVDGKGYWLVAADGGVFDFGDATYQGSAYSKGFTGLTGPHPLAAPVVGIASTPHGNGYWLLESNGTVLSFGAQRASMGRLARLPGLSSWVLSRHPPAMVTSC; this is encoded by the coding sequence ATGCGTCGAGGACTCCACTCCAAGCGGAGAACGTTCGCGCTTCCGTCTGGGCGAACTAGCGCGATGCTGGCCGCAGGCGCGTTGCTTGGTGTTGCGCCTGGGGCGATGCTATTTCCCGCTACCGGTTTTGCATCGACTGCTTCGCTGACATTCACCGGCTATGGGGTCGGCTCGGGCAATGGGGCGAGCCAATTCGGTGAGGCTGGCTATGCCAGTCGAGGCCAGCTCACCTACGCGCAGATACTTGCTCACTTCTACGGCGGCACCAGTTTGACCAATATCAGTGATCGACTGATTACGGTGTGGCTAACCGCTGGTACGGGACAACCGGCGACCGTGTTTGACAATCAGGGTCTGGTGGTCAATAATATCACGATTGCGGCGAATACTCCGATAAGGGTGACCGATGCCAATGGCCAGATCACGGTCGACGAAGGGGTCGGAGGATCGGGATGTACGGCTCCAAGCTCGTGGAGTCCGCTCACGACTGCAGCGGGTTCGCTTACGATCTCGCCAGTGAGCATACAGCCGTTGGGATCGATGGTGAATGAGTCACTGAATCAAGCGCTGCAATGGTGTAAGCCGGGAGGCTCGGTCGAGGCGGTCCGTGGAAACCTTGGGGTGACTGCGAACGCACAGGGCCAACAGGTCTTAACCAATGAGCTTGGGTTAGAGTCCTATGTTCGTGGTGTGATTGGGAATGAGATGCCAGCGGTGTGGGGCACACTCGGGAGCCCTGGACCCCAAGGGCAGGCGTGGGGTTTCCAGGCGCTTGAGGCTCAGGCCATTGAGGCGCGGAGCTATGCACTAGCCGTCGGGAACTCTTATAACTTCGCACAGATTTGCGACTCCGATTACTGCCAGGTATACGCTGGGTTCAACAGTGGCCAAAACAGCCAAAGCCAAGCCCTCATTGATGCAGCGCAGACGAACACAGCCGGACAGATCCTGGAGCAGTCCTCAGGAGCCCCCGCCTACACCCAGTACTCTGCATCTGATGGCGGCTATACCGCAGGTGGGGACTTCCCTGCGGTGCCGGACCCATACGATGCAGGTTGTTATGCCTCTATCTGTAACCCGTGGGATCCATGGACCCAGACCGTTGGACTCTCGACGTTGCAGCAGGCGTTTTCGCAGTTGGGCACGGTGCAGGGACTTAACATTCTTCAGCGTTCGGGCAACGGTACAGATGGTGGCCGTGTTCTCTCGATCCAGGTGGTTGGGTCGAGCGGATCATCGACGGTCTCGGGAGCCGAGTTTGCCTCCATCATGGGTCTCAATTCGGATTGGTTCAGTGTCAGCGGGCCAATAGCGATCACAAACGATGGCGGTGGATCATCACCTACCCCGCCGTCATCTCCATCCACCTCTTCGGGGATCATCGTCGCCTCTAAGGACGGTGGCACCGCCGCCGAAGATGGCGCCACCAACCTTGGCAGCACCTACACCTACGGCATCACCGGACTCTCTGGAACCCGTCCTCTGAACGCCCCCATCGTCGGAGTGGCATCAACTCCTGGCGGCAAGGGCTACTGGCTTGCCGCCGCCGATGGAGGAGTCTTTGACTTTGGCAATGCCCACTTCTATGGCAGCACCTATACCTACGGCATCACCGGACTCTCTGGAACCCATCCTTTGAACGCCCCCATCGTCGGCATCGCCTCCACCGTGGATGGCAAGGGCTACTGGCTCGTCGCTGCCGATGGAGGAGTCTTCGACTTTGGAGACGCCACCTACCAAGGGTCGGCGTACTCAAAGGGCTTTACTGGCCTCACTGGCCCCCACCCACTTGCGGCTCCGGTTGTCGGCATCGCCTCTACCCCTCATGGTAACGGCTACTGGTTGCTTGAGTCGAACGGAACCGTACTCTCCTTTGGAGCGCAGCGCGCTTCTATGGGGAGATTAGCCAGGCTACCGGGACTAAGTTCGTGGGTATTGTCTCGTCACCCACCGGCAATGGTTACGTCTTGTTAG
- a CDS encoding glycosyltransferase family 4 protein: MHIAFVTPRYGQAIVGGAEAAVRSYATRIALKGHKVEVITSTSTTLEWDDTIPATTSLEDGVIVHRLPPLHPRLPHFSASYAKALATGRFYDRGTADQFLLDQGPVLSGFAELLDRLNPDRVVSYPLLYWPNLQALIWNPRRSVLHPAAHPEAILSSSIYSDAVPLARRIVFQTKAEQELLNRLFQIGTSRQLVLPLGLGEQLASGVAQTSSSIHASDAYLLALGRVQADKGSNILTELYRHTKPSMNLIMAGPIIEEPQVPKGVELLGEIADSDRNMLLKNARAVVIASRYESFSLVALEAMGAGVPLIVNGFNQVLLEQIERSGAGVAFRSASELLGAIELFGGDPELARSLGQRGRAYAEANSKWETIIDRYLAFLR, from the coding sequence ATGCACATCGCCTTCGTCACGCCACGTTACGGACAAGCAATAGTCGGCGGTGCTGAAGCTGCAGTACGTTCCTATGCAACTCGGATCGCCCTCAAAGGCCATAAGGTTGAGGTGATCACATCGACATCAACTACACTTGAGTGGGACGATACAATCCCAGCCACTACCTCGCTGGAGGATGGTGTGATCGTCCACCGCCTGCCGCCGCTACACCCGCGTCTACCCCACTTCTCAGCCAGCTACGCAAAGGCGCTCGCCACCGGGCGCTTCTATGACCGTGGCACCGCGGACCAGTTTCTCCTCGATCAGGGTCCGGTGCTCAGTGGCTTCGCTGAACTCCTCGACAGACTCAACCCGGATCGGGTCGTGAGCTATCCTCTCCTCTATTGGCCGAATCTTCAAGCCCTCATCTGGAATCCTCGGCGATCGGTCTTACACCCTGCCGCCCATCCTGAAGCTATTCTTTCAAGCTCCATCTACTCAGACGCAGTGCCGCTTGCACGCAGGATCGTCTTCCAGACGAAAGCAGAACAGGAACTCTTGAATCGTCTCTTCCAGATAGGTACCTCGAGACAGTTGGTACTCCCACTTGGTCTAGGCGAACAACTCGCATCCGGGGTGGCGCAGACCAGTTCGTCAATACACGCCAGCGACGCTTACCTCCTAGCATTAGGACGTGTCCAAGCCGACAAGGGCAGCAACATACTGACCGAACTCTATAGACACACCAAACCTTCGATGAACCTCATTATGGCTGGCCCAATCATTGAGGAACCCCAGGTCCCTAAAGGTGTAGAACTGCTTGGGGAGATTGCAGATAGCGATCGCAATATGCTGCTCAAGAATGCTCGCGCAGTCGTCATAGCCTCACGCTATGAATCCTTCTCGCTCGTCGCACTCGAGGCCATGGGCGCAGGAGTGCCGCTCATCGTCAACGGATTCAATCAGGTACTGCTAGAGCAGATTGAACGATCTGGGGCGGGTGTTGCCTTTAGGAGTGCATCCGAGTTGCTCGGCGCGATCGAACTTTTCGGAGGCGACCCTGAACTAGCACGTTCACTCGGTCAACGTGGCCGGGCCTACGCAGAGGCGAACTCGAAGTGGGAAACTATCATCGATCGTTACCTCGCATTCCTACGATGA